A DNA window from Roseovarius sp. Pro17 contains the following coding sequences:
- the nagZ gene encoding beta-N-acetylhexosaminidase translates to MTHFGATILDATGERLSPQEKRFFAEADPFGFILFARNIASADQVRALCADMRDAVGRNAPITIDQEGGRVQRLRAPLWRNWPAPLPHVAAAGRNAAEAMYLRYRLIAHELHELGIDSNCAPLVDVAGAQTHDFLRDRCYGTDPARVAELGRAVADGLLDGGVLPVLKHIPGHGRAQSDSHLDLPVVYDVLETLTAWDFAPFKALNDLPMGMTAHLVYAAIDELPATVSPTMMQLIRDQIGFDGLIMTDDISMKALSGSLTDITRASLDAGCDIALLCNATLDERRAVADTAGRLNDVGQARAEAALAARRTPTKVDISALEAKLSAMSGGLTYGR, encoded by the coding sequence ATGACCCATTTTGGCGCCACCATCCTCGACGCCACCGGCGAGCGGCTGAGTCCGCAGGAAAAACGCTTTTTCGCCGAGGCCGATCCGTTCGGGTTTATCCTATTTGCACGCAATATCGCCAGCGCCGATCAGGTCCGTGCCCTTTGTGCCGATATGCGCGATGCGGTTGGCCGCAACGCCCCCATCACCATCGACCAGGAGGGCGGGCGCGTGCAGCGCTTGCGCGCACCGCTTTGGCGCAACTGGCCCGCGCCGCTGCCACATGTTGCGGCAGCGGGCAGGAATGCCGCCGAGGCGATGTATCTGCGCTATCGCCTCATCGCACATGAGTTGCACGAACTGGGAATCGACAGCAATTGTGCGCCGTTGGTTGATGTGGCAGGCGCGCAAACCCATGATTTCCTGCGCGATCGCTGCTATGGAACTGACCCCGCACGCGTGGCTGAGTTGGGCCGCGCTGTCGCCGATGGTCTCTTGGACGGCGGCGTGCTGCCGGTGCTGAAACACATCCCCGGTCATGGGCGCGCGCAATCCGACAGCCATCTGGACCTGCCCGTCGTATACGATGTGTTGGAAACACTGACAGCCTGGGATTTCGCGCCCTTCAAGGCGTTGAATGATCTGCCGATGGGGATGACTGCGCATCTGGTCTATGCCGCCATCGACGAACTGCCCGCCACGGTGTCACCCACGATGATGCAGCTGATCCGCGATCAGATCGGCTTTGACGGGTTGATCATGACCGACGACATCTCGATGAAGGCGCTCAGCGGCAGCCTGACGGACATCACCCGTGCGTCGCTGGACGCCGGTTGCGACATCGCGCTGCTGTGCAACGCCACGCTTGATGAGCGCCGTGCAGTGGCGGACACGGCAGGTCGGCTGAACGACGTCGGACAGGCCCGCGCCGAGGCCGCGCTTGCCGCACGCCGAACACCCACCAAGGTTGACATTTCCGCGCTGGAGGCAAAGCTGTCCGCCATGAGCGGCGGGCTGACATATGGCAGATGA
- a CDS encoding ScpA family protein → MADDDWDDKRADVAERQAAEALIVDVDGFEGPLDLLLTLSRTQKVDLRKISVLQLARQYLEFVEKARRLRLELAADYLVMAAWLAFLKSRLLLPPDPDEDGPSGADLAAHLAFQLERLQAMRDVAARLMARGQLGRDFFARGAPESVTRTRRITYTASLLDLMQAYARTRTRDEFRPYAMDRDAIFSLEQALDRMRGLLGFGGDWTDIATYLPEGFGTDPARRRSAMASTFAASLELAKEGRIELRQTEVFAPIEIRTRDQERG, encoded by the coding sequence ATGGCAGATGACGATTGGGACGATAAGCGCGCGGATGTCGCTGAGCGGCAGGCCGCAGAGGCGCTGATCGTCGATGTCGACGGCTTTGAGGGGCCGCTGGACCTGCTGCTGACGCTTAGTCGCACGCAAAAGGTGGACCTGCGTAAGATCAGCGTACTGCAACTGGCCCGCCAGTACCTTGAATTCGTTGAGAAGGCCCGCCGACTGAGGTTGGAATTGGCCGCCGACTACCTCGTCATGGCCGCATGGCTCGCCTTTCTTAAGTCACGCCTGCTACTGCCCCCGGATCCTGACGAGGACGGCCCCTCAGGCGCGGATCTGGCCGCGCATCTGGCCTTTCAGCTCGAGCGTTTGCAGGCGATGCGCGACGTCGCCGCGCGACTGATGGCGCGCGGTCAGCTAGGGCGCGATTTCTTTGCTCGTGGTGCGCCCGAGAGTGTCACGCGCACGCGGCGCATCACCTACACCGCGTCGCTGCTGGACCTGATGCAAGCCTACGCCCGGACCCGCACGCGGGACGAATTTCGCCCCTATGCGATGGACCGCGATGCGATATTCTCGCTTGAACAGGCGCTGGATCGGATGCGCGGGTTGCTCGGGTTTGGCGGCGACTGGACGGATATCGCCACCTATCTGCCCGAGGGGTTCGGTACTGACCCCGCACGGCGCCGCTCGGCCATGGCGTCAACTTTTGCGGCCTCACTTGAACTGGCCAAGGAGGGACGCATCGAGCTGCGCCAGACTGAAGTATTCGCCCCCATCGAAATCCGAACGAGAGATCAAGAACGTGGTTGA
- the scpB gene encoding SMC-Scp complex subunit ScpB produces MAEQERMVEAILFATSEPIGARELDARLPHGSNSAEALVHLRKRYAGRGVHLTRVGDGYAMRTAPDLGFLMERETVETRKLSRAAIETLAIIAYHQPVTRAEIEEIRGVSVSRGTVDQLLEMEWIRFGRRRMTPGRPVTFAVTDGFLAHFGLESARDLPGLKELRSAGLLDSRLPPTSMPGANSVDDEEDMPLNEGDQSELFEE; encoded by the coding sequence ATGGCCGAGCAAGAGCGCATGGTCGAAGCGATCCTTTTTGCCACGTCCGAACCGATTGGCGCACGCGAATTGGACGCGCGCCTGCCACATGGCAGCAACTCTGCCGAGGCGCTGGTGCACCTGCGCAAACGCTATGCGGGGCGCGGCGTGCACCTAACGCGCGTGGGCGATGGCTATGCGATGCGCACCGCGCCTGATTTGGGTTTTCTGATGGAGCGCGAGACAGTCGAGACCCGCAAGCTGAGCCGCGCTGCAATCGAAACGCTGGCGATCATCGCCTATCATCAGCCCGTGACCCGCGCTGAAATCGAGGAAATCCGCGGTGTGTCGGTCAGTCGCGGCACGGTCGATCAACTGCTGGAGATGGAGTGGATCCGCTTTGGCCGCCGCCGCATGACGCCCGGTCGGCCCGTCACTTTTGCTGTGACCGACGGCTTTCTGGCCCATTTCGGATTGGAAAGCGCCCGCGATCTGCCCGGCCTGAAAGAGCTGCGCTCGGCCGGACTGTTGGACAGCCGCCTGCCACCAACATCAATGCCGGGCGCGAACTCCGTCGATGATGAGGAGGATATGCCGCTAAACGAGGGCGATCAGAGCGAACTTTTCGAGGAATAG
- a CDS encoding 2'-deoxycytidine 5'-triphosphate deaminase — protein MTGVLSSQQLEGLIADGAIAADPAVRPEQIQPASIDLRLGHIAYRVRASFLAGQGRRVADRLSEFEMHRIDLSAGAVLEKGCVYVVPLMETLALPAGIQASANAKSSTGRLDLLTRAITDGGAEFDRIPPGYHGPLYAEICPRSFSVLVRPGMRLNQIRFSSGDAVLNDAELAALHASDTLVDSTPVIDDGLGFSVDLKPQTGTLVGYRAKPHTGVIDLDNIGHYEPADFWEEVHSDRGQIILDPGAFYILVSREAVHIPPCYAAEMAPYLAMVGEFRVHYAGFFDPGFGHDAAGGTGSRGVLEVRCHEAPFVLEHGQIVGRLIYERMSERPATLYGAGLSSNYQGQGLKLSKHFKAL, from the coding sequence ATGACCGGAGTTCTCTCCAGCCAGCAACTCGAAGGTTTGATCGCGGATGGTGCCATTGCCGCCGATCCGGCAGTTCGCCCCGAGCAGATCCAGCCCGCCAGCATTGATCTGCGCCTTGGCCATATCGCCTATCGCGTGCGCGCCTCGTTCCTTGCCGGGCAAGGGCGGCGCGTGGCCGATCGACTATCCGAATTCGAGATGCACCGCATTGATCTTAGCGCTGGTGCAGTGCTGGAAAAAGGCTGCGTCTATGTCGTGCCGCTGATGGAAACGCTGGCCCTGCCTGCGGGTATTCAAGCGTCCGCCAATGCCAAATCCTCGACCGGGCGGCTTGACCTTCTGACGCGTGCAATCACCGATGGTGGGGCCGAATTTGACCGCATCCCGCCCGGCTATCACGGGCCTCTCTATGCCGAGATTTGCCCCCGGTCGTTTTCCGTGCTGGTGCGACCCGGCATGCGGCTGAACCAGATCCGATTCAGCAGTGGCGACGCGGTGCTGAACGATGCCGAACTGGCTGCGTTGCACGCCTCTGACACGCTGGTCGACAGCACTCCGGTGATCGACGACGGCCTCGGCTTTTCCGTCGATCTGAAACCGCAAACCGGCACGCTGGTGGGCTACCGCGCCAAGCCGCATACCGGCGTGATCGATCTGGACAATATCGGCCATTACGAACCTGCGGACTTTTGGGAAGAGGTCCACTCTGATCGTGGACAGATCATCCTCGATCCGGGCGCATTCTACATCCTAGTCAGCCGCGAGGCGGTGCACATCCCGCCCTGCTACGCAGCTGAAATGGCGCCTTATCTGGCTATGGTGGGTGAATTTCGCGTGCACTATGCCGGATTCTTCGACCCCGGCTTTGGCCACGATGCGGCGGGCGGGACAGGGTCACGCGGTGTGCTTGAGGTGCGCTGCCATGAGGCGCCGTTTGTGCTTGAACATGGTCAGATCGTCGGGCGGCTGATTTACGAGCGGATGAGCGAGCGGCCCGCCACACTATACGGCGCCGGGCTCAGCTCAAATTATCAGGGGCAAGGCCTTAAATTATCCAAGCATTTCAAGGCGTTGTGA
- a CDS encoding MerR family transcriptional regulator: MSKSADAFRTISEVAEWLEVPAHVLRFWESKFTQVKPVKRAGGRRYYRPADMQLLGGIRKLLHDEGMTIKGVQKVMRDQGVRHVAAMSPPLDVDLESTVAGIALDVTEAEDEPRGQVVSFDRTTPQETTEPVVDTPDPAAHDAPTPVQEDQASEEPTASRSDEASVPAEEPASADAPASDAAEQTDTTSAKADVPEPEPEQPDTPSPQATDTDSTTPPEPDLTPEDATTSEQTAPAEITEPPIQEKAPEAAPSETGDAAAPDDSPPRPRIVAIDTPDDPPDTISAPPSALSALAGLDRASSTQNRAALADIATRLTDLRSRMSGSAKSS, translated from the coding sequence ATGTCCAAATCCGCAGACGCCTTTCGCACCATCAGCGAAGTCGCAGAATGGCTGGAAGTTCCTGCCCATGTCCTGCGCTTCTGGGAAAGCAAGTTCACTCAGGTGAAGCCGGTCAAGCGCGCCGGCGGGCGACGCTATTACCGCCCCGCGGACATGCAGCTGCTGGGCGGCATTCGCAAGTTGCTGCACGATGAGGGCATGACCATCAAGGGCGTTCAGAAGGTGATGCGCGATCAGGGCGTGCGCCATGTGGCCGCGATGTCTCCGCCGCTGGACGTTGATCTAGAGTCCACCGTCGCGGGGATCGCGCTGGATGTTACCGAGGCCGAAGACGAGCCGCGCGGTCAGGTCGTCAGCTTCGACCGCACGACCCCGCAGGAGACAACCGAGCCGGTTGTCGACACGCCTGACCCGGCTGCGCACGACGCACCCACGCCTGTTCAGGAAGATCAAGCGTCCGAAGAACCCACCGCCTCTCGCAGCGATGAGGCCAGCGTGCCAGCAGAAGAGCCAGCATCAGCAGATGCGCCCGCGTCCGACGCCGCTGAGCAGACGGATACCACCTCGGCCAAGGCCGACGTGCCGGAGCCGGAGCCGGAGCAACCTGATACGCCTTCGCCGCAGGCAACAGATACCGACAGCACAACGCCGCCCGAGCCGGACCTCACGCCTGAGGATGCGACCACTTCAGAGCAAACGGCCCCCGCAGAAATTACAGAGCCTCCGATCCAAGAGAAAGCACCGGAAGCTGCGCCGTCCGAGACAGGTGACGCAGCCGCGCCAGACGACTCGCCGCCCCGACCCCGGATTGTAGCAATCGACACACCTGACGATCCGCCCGACACGATTTCTGCGCCGCCTTCCGCGCTCAGCGCGCTGGCTGGGCTGGACCGTGCGTCGTCCACTCAAAACCGCGCTGCACTTGCAGATATTGCGACCCGCCTCACCGATCTGCGATCCCGCATGTCAGGCAGCGCGAAATCATCCTGA
- the ihfA gene encoding integration host factor subunit alpha, protein MSDKTLTRMDLSEAIFREVGLSRNDSSQLVESVLDHMSDALVRGEQVKISSFGTFSVREKSARVGRNPKTGEEVPINPRRVLSFRPSHLMKDRVAAGNKS, encoded by the coding sequence ATGAGTGACAAGACTTTGACGCGCATGGATCTGAGCGAGGCGATTTTTCGCGAGGTCGGATTATCGCGAAACGATTCGTCCCAACTGGTCGAAAGCGTTCTGGACCATATGTCGGACGCGCTGGTGCGCGGCGAGCAGGTGAAAATATCATCTTTCGGCACGTTTTCGGTGCGCGAGAAATCGGCGCGCGTAGGCCGTAATCCAAAAACCGGCGAAGAGGTACCTATCAACCCGCGTCGTGTGCTCAGCTTTCGCCCTTCGCATCTGATGAAGGATCGTGTGGCTGCCGGCAACAAGAGCTAG
- a CDS encoding beta-ketoacyl-ACP synthase III, with translation MTRRAVPLGIGHYLPERVVPNSHFEGLVDTTDEWIRTRSGIERRHFAAEGQTTSDLASRAARAALENAGLTPDDIDGIIVATSTPDLTFPSVGTMVQANLGMTHGFAFDVQAVCAGFIFALCTADAMIVSGQANRLLVIGAETFSRIMDWTDRSTCVLFGDGAGALLLGAEDGAGTTKDRGILASDLNSDGRYREMLYVDGGVSSTGTSGKVRMQGNPLFRQAVDKLTQTADAVLDKTGLTAADVDWIVPHQANIRIIQGTARKMGVSMDRVIQTVQDHGNTSAASIPLALSVGVADGRIKRGDLILSEAIGGGLAWGAVALRW, from the coding sequence ATGACCCGTCGCGCGGTCCCTCTGGGCATCGGGCATTACCTGCCTGAGCGTGTCGTGCCAAATTCCCATTTCGAGGGGCTGGTCGATACCACCGACGAGTGGATTCGCACCCGGTCGGGCATTGAGCGGCGCCATTTCGCCGCCGAGGGCCAGACCACCTCAGACCTGGCCAGCCGCGCCGCGCGCGCCGCGCTAGAGAATGCGGGCCTGACTCCCGATGATATCGACGGAATCATAGTGGCCACCTCGACCCCCGATCTGACCTTTCCGTCGGTCGGCACGATGGTTCAGGCAAATCTTGGCATGACGCACGGCTTTGCCTTTGACGTGCAGGCGGTTTGCGCGGGCTTCATATTTGCGCTCTGCACAGCGGACGCGATGATCGTGTCGGGCCAGGCCAACCGCCTGCTGGTCATCGGCGCCGAGACGTTCAGCCGCATCATGGACTGGACCGACCGCAGCACCTGCGTGCTCTTTGGCGACGGCGCGGGTGCGCTGCTGCTGGGGGCCGAGGATGGCGCAGGGACAACCAAAGATCGCGGTATTCTGGCGAGCGATCTCAATTCTGACGGCCGCTACCGCGAGATGCTTTATGTCGATGGCGGCGTGTCCTCGACCGGCACGTCGGGCAAGGTTCGGATGCAGGGCAATCCACTGTTTCGGCAGGCAGTGGACAAGCTGACCCAGACAGCGGACGCCGTGCTGGACAAGACCGGGCTAACCGCCGCCGACGTCGATTGGATCGTGCCACATCAGGCCAATATCCGCATCATTCAGGGCACTGCGCGCAAGATGGGCGTGTCCATGGATCGCGTGATCCAGACCGTTCAGGACCACGGCAATACCTCGGCGGCATCGATTCCCTTGGCGCTGTCGGTGGGCGTAGCAGATGGGCGGATCAAGCGCGGCGATCTGATTCTGAGCGAGGCAATTGGTGGTGGTTTGGCTTGGGGTGCGGTCGCACTGCGCTGGTAA
- the plsX gene encoding phosphate acyltransferase PlsX yields the protein MTARPEIRPADAGPTGASQAGPDQTGMDQTGAKSSLSETDSDIKTASFQGKTVISVDAMGGDMGPATVVAGIAASANKNPDIAFILHGPLAELEPLVARHRTLAGRCALRNAPGIVTMEDKPGHVARHGKDTSMWSALESVRAGEATVCVSCGNTGALMLMSVLRLRRLPGIYRPAIAVMWPSRNPQGFNLLMDGGADISADAKDLMQYALMGVSYARNGFGVTRPRIGLLNVGTEEHKGRAELREAHDLITAHARGADFDFVGFVEGRDLPGNTCDVIVTDGFTGNVALKTGEGTATLIADLLREAFQYSILSRFAALLAYPSLRRLKKRIDPRHVNGGVFLGLNGTVVKSHGAADATGVSAAVKLAFQLAQTGFSEKLAARVAAAMPAARDDDSEDESAPTPADKST from the coding sequence ATGACCGCGCGTCCAGAGATCAGACCCGCGGATGCAGGTCCTACCGGCGCAAGCCAGGCTGGACCCGACCAGACGGGTATGGACCAGACGGGCGCCAAGTCCAGTCTGAGCGAAACTGACTCCGATATCAAAACTGCCTCCTTCCAGGGCAAGACGGTAATTTCCGTCGACGCCATGGGCGGGGACATGGGCCCTGCCACCGTCGTCGCAGGCATCGCAGCCAGCGCGAACAAGAATCCGGACATTGCCTTTATCCTGCACGGCCCCTTGGCCGAGCTTGAGCCGCTGGTGGCCCGGCATCGCACGCTGGCGGGGCGCTGCGCGCTGCGCAATGCGCCCGGCATCGTCACGATGGAGGACAAGCCCGGCCATGTCGCGCGCCACGGCAAGGACACCTCGATGTGGTCCGCGCTAGAATCAGTGCGCGCGGGCGAGGCGACAGTTTGCGTTTCCTGCGGCAATACCGGCGCGCTGATGTTGATGTCGGTGCTGCGTCTGCGCCGCCTGCCCGGCATTTACCGCCCGGCTATCGCCGTGATGTGGCCCTCGCGCAATCCTCAGGGCTTTAATCTGTTGATGGATGGCGGCGCCGATATCAGCGCCGACGCCAAGGATCTCATGCAATACGCGCTGATGGGCGTGTCCTATGCGCGCAACGGATTTGGCGTGACGCGCCCGCGTATCGGCCTGCTGAACGTCGGCACAGAAGAACATAAAGGCCGCGCCGAGCTGCGCGAGGCGCATGATCTGATCACGGCCCATGCGCGCGGTGCGGATTTCGATTTTGTCGGCTTTGTCGAAGGGCGCGATCTGCCCGGTAACACCTGCGATGTGATCGTGACCGACGGTTTCACCGGCAATGTCGCGCTCAAGACGGGCGAAGGCACCGCGACCCTGATCGCGGATTTGCTTCGCGAGGCGTTTCAATATTCGATCCTGTCGCGCTTTGCAGCGCTGCTGGCCTATCCGTCGCTGCGCCGCCTCAAAAAACGGATCGACCCGCGCCATGTTAACGGTGGGGTGTTTCTGGGCCTAAACGGCACGGTCGTCAAATCGCACGGGGCGGCAGATGCCACAGGCGTTTCGGCCGCAGTTAAACTGGCGTTTCAACTGGCCCAGACCGGATTTTCCGAAAAACTGGCCGCGCGCGTCGCCGCAGCTATGCCGGCCGCCCGGGATGACGATTCAGAAGACGAATCCGCGCCGACCCCTGCGGATAAAAGCACATGA
- the rpmF gene encoding 50S ribosomal protein L32: MAVQQNKVSKSRRNNRRAHDALSGANPNECPNCGELKRPHHVCSACGHYADREVVAMADEIDLDDDAA, from the coding sequence ATGGCCGTCCAGCAGAACAAAGTATCGAAATCGCGCCGCAACAATCGCCGCGCGCATGACGCCCTCAGCGGCGCCAACCCTAACGAATGCCCGAACTGTGGCGAGCTGAAGCGCCCGCATCACGTTTGTTCAGCCTGCGGTCACTATGCGGACCGTGAAGTCGTCGCCATGGCGGACGAGATCGATCTGGATGACGACGCGGCCTGA
- a CDS encoding DUF177 domain-containing protein, which translates to MVKLLTDPAALRVAELPKGASLPFDIVPDAAMRAAMAEELGINALRKLTFRGTLAPLGRRDWQLSAQLGATAQQACIATLEPVTSRIDTSIQRRFLSDMPRPEELDPTPEDGVPMPEDEAEEPLGEVIDLARVLIEALALALPDYPRKDGAGPASAAVAPPGEVPLDDDAIKPFAGLAALKARMEDGD; encoded by the coding sequence ATGGTAAAGCTGCTGACAGATCCCGCCGCGCTACGCGTGGCCGAGCTGCCCAAGGGTGCCTCCCTGCCCTTCGATATCGTGCCGGACGCCGCTATGCGCGCGGCCATGGCCGAAGAACTGGGCATCAATGCCCTGCGCAAACTAACCTTTCGCGGCACGCTCGCCCCGCTGGGACGGCGCGACTGGCAACTGAGTGCGCAACTGGGCGCAACCGCCCAGCAAGCCTGCATTGCCACCCTAGAGCCAGTGACCAGCCGCATCGACACCAGTATCCAGCGCCGATTCCTCAGCGACATGCCCCGCCCCGAAGAGCTGGACCCGACGCCCGAGGACGGTGTGCCGATGCCCGAAGATGAGGCCGAAGAGCCGCTGGGCGAGGTTATCGACCTGGCACGCGTACTGATCGAGGCGCTGGCGCTGGCGCTGCCCGATTATCCCCGCAAGGACGGCGCCGGGCCTGCCAGCGCCGCCGTCGCGCCGCCGGGCGAGGTGCCGCTCGATGACGACGCGATCAAGCCGTTTGCGGGGCTGGCCGCGCTCAAGGCGCGGATGGAGGACGGCGATTGA
- a CDS encoding outer membrane protein assembly factor BamE encodes MFRTNFSLKAICSVLAVICLGAVAGCSATYQNHGYVPLDEDLAQIVPGVDSRATVDEVIGVPSTAGVLSGGDYYYVRSRVRHSGMFRPQVIDRQVLAISFDQQNVVANIERFDLRDGNVVPLSRRVTDTSVQGKGFLRQMLGNLGNINPADFF; translated from the coding sequence ATGTTCAGGACTAATTTTTCGCTGAAAGCCATCTGTTCGGTGCTGGCGGTGATCTGCCTTGGCGCGGTAGCAGGTTGCTCTGCGACCTACCAGAACCACGGCTATGTGCCGCTGGACGAGGATCTGGCGCAGATCGTGCCGGGGGTCGATTCCCGCGCCACTGTCGACGAAGTGATCGGCGTACCATCGACCGCGGGCGTTCTGTCTGGGGGCGATTACTATTACGTGCGCAGCCGGGTCCGGCACTCTGGAATGTTTCGCCCCCAAGTGATTGACCGGCAGGTGCTGGCCATTAGTTTCGATCAGCAGAACGTCGTCGCCAATATCGAGCGGTTCGATCTGCGCGACGGCAATGTCGTGCCGCTGTCGCGCCGTGTCACGGATACGTCCGTGCAGGGCAAAGGCTTCTTGCGGCAGATGCTGGGCAATCTCGGCAACATCAATCCGGCCGATTTCTTTTAG
- a CDS encoding GNAT family N-acetyltransferase, whose amino-acid sequence MKQDQSPNYPIDPRRYIVRAAEGPDDLIAAQRLRAAAFGLDMPDGDAFDSVCTHMLIEDRRLDSLAGCFRLLPLDSGAGIVGSYAAQFYDLSALAAYPEPMTELGRFCIHPAARDPEILRAAWGAIAAHVDGCGVGMLFGCTSFRGTDPTPYRAAFAALARTHLAPRAWAPRPRAATTVPLAGATAPDDAGRAIADVPPLLRSYLRMGGWVSDHAVVDSAMDTLHVFTGLEIASIPEARKQQLRATLDGGAGAG is encoded by the coding sequence ATGAAGCAAGATCAGTCCCCGAATTACCCCATAGATCCAAGGCGCTATATCGTGCGCGCCGCCGAAGGACCCGACGATCTGATCGCGGCGCAAAGGCTGCGCGCAGCGGCGTTCGGCTTGGATATGCCGGACGGCGACGCGTTCGATTCGGTGTGCACCCATATGCTGATCGAGGACCGCAGGCTGGACAGTTTGGCGGGCTGTTTCCGCTTGTTGCCGCTGGACAGCGGGGCCGGGATCGTGGGCAGCTATGCGGCGCAATTCTATGATCTCTCGGCGTTAGCTGCCTACCCCGAACCAATGACAGAACTGGGGCGATTCTGTATCCACCCGGCTGCGCGTGACCCAGAAATTCTGCGCGCGGCATGGGGCGCGATTGCTGCGCATGTGGACGGCTGCGGGGTCGGGATGCTGTTCGGCTGCACGTCGTTTCGCGGCACAGATCCCACACCCTATCGCGCCGCATTTGCCGCGCTGGCAAGGACGCATCTGGCACCGCGAGCATGGGCGCCGCGACCGCGCGCAGCCACCACAGTGCCGCTGGCCGGGGCAACGGCGCCCGACGATGCAGGCCGCGCTATTGCGGACGTGCCGCCGCTCTTGCGCAGTTATCTGCGGATGGGCGGTTGGGTCAGCGATCATGCGGTGGTCGATTCGGCAATGGACACGCTACATGTCTTTACCGGGCTCGAGATCGCGTCCATTCCAGAGGCGCGAAAGCAGCAATTGCGCGCTACGCTTGACGGCGGCGCCGGGGCGGGATAG